The Ananas comosus cultivar F153 linkage group 22, ASM154086v1, whole genome shotgun sequence genome segment taaatcctAACAGTTTATTGGTCtttctaatgttttttttttcccaaacttTTAGGGCCCGGAAGATTGGATTATTCAATGCTTACAAAGGACCGGAGCCGTGTTCGGCCCTCGACGACTGGACCCCTTGATCAATCAAAAGGCCAATGAACCTGATCTAAAGAAAGAACTGAAGAAATACGAGAGTACGACTCAAAACCTAATAATTGTCTCGGCACTCATTGCTACCGTGACATTCGCTGCAGCTTTCACCATGCCGGGGGGTTACAGAGCCGACGACCACCAAAACGGCGGCACACCGACTCTGACAAGAAAATATGCCTTCGCGGCTTTCATAATCTCAGATGTCTTAGCATTTCTTTGCTCCATTATAGCTACCACTTGGCTTATGCTTGCTGGCTCACTTGCTACAGATCCTTCTCGCCGCGTAAATCTCATTCTGCGCTCTGGACCCTTGATACTCATAGCGGTGCAGAGCATGATCGCGGCATTTGCATTGTCCGTGTATGTGGTGCTGGCCCCGGTCAGTATTGTGATCGCCGTTGTTGTCTGCGTATTGGCTTGCCCTTCGCTTTTGTTATCCGATACAGAATTATGGCAGCGTCTTCATCTGGAAAGGACAGTAAAGAGCAGACTAGGATGGTCAGCAATGAACAGAACCCGGGCCATCTTCCGAGCAGTGGCAGCTTATTTGGTAGTATATGTTGTCATCGTTGTGTTATCGCTGTTTTATTTCGTCAAGCATTAGTGCGCATTTGACATAAGATTGTGGAGTGATGCCGTTTGCAGTCTCAAAAGTGAGTGTACTCTTAATCACTAAAAagggacaattttttttttttaacactctCTCTATCaacctttgtttttttaatattaaaaaaatagaaaggatTGTCTAAACtgtaagaaaaattttaaagtattataGTTGTTTTGTCTGTCTTTTAACTCTTAGTGAATGGATATGGCTCTAGTCAAAGAATATGactcttaataaaaaaaatgtgactTTTAGTGAAATGATTAGGCATGAAAAGATACAATTTTTCCTTCGTGCATATGTTCGTTTGGAGTTgattcttatatattatatccaTTGACTTTACTCATATGTATTGGTCAAATGGTCAAAGAGTCGTTAGTAACTAATTAGTAGCTATGATTAAATGAAAATACACAAATTCAAAAATCACCTCTTGAAGCAACTATTCATAAATTGCAAAGTCACTTCATCAAATACATTTCATAAAGTGTCGCTTCATTAAGCTTATGGTTGTGGTTTATACAAGTCCTTAATCTTAACTACTAAAGGACACATAAAAAAGTTTATGTCAGCTTCATTCATAATAATTTCATTCTTACTTCTTATTCTATATATCTATTTCTGACAATTTAATGTAGTAAGTGCTCAAAAACTCGACTTCATTTGTATAAACGCAGTTGAGGTTAGTACTTTATTGTATTTTGAGAGGCTGTTCATTGCCCCATACATATCAACTTGCTTAAAACAGTTGGTACGGATTATTGGATTAAGCCTTTGGAAGAATGGCCATGAAGTCTTGTTCAGTTTTCTACCTaatctactcttttttttttggctatgaTAACAATCCTAATACTAAATTCTGGAAATGTCGATTGCTACCTTATGAGAGATGGCAACAAATTTTGTGAGATTAGAAAGATTTGACTGCGTGAACTTCTTGTATAGGCAAAAgaacttatttttctttttgtcaattCTCAAACTAAAGTTGCTCTTGTTTATTTCTAGTATAGATACAACATATAAGAAAAGCAAAAATTGGACCAACTTTGTATTTGGATCAGAATTAGGTTATTCtcgaagaaaggaaaaataatatttgtataGTTAGATAGGAATATTGTCAAAAGagtaattatagttttaaaataataatattaacctATTAATTaacatgaaaataataaataaattaattgattaatcatGAATATTGTTAGATAaacataaatattaattaataaattaattaaccatcagtagtgttaattaataaattaattaaacataaataatttaatacattAATACatttattagttaattatttaattagttagataattagctaagaaaaaaaaaatagaatagacaaaataataattggttaatcaatataaatattagttattacataaacataataattaaaattttaattagctaattaatcaaacataataaattaattactacatagttaattaaatctatactatatataaaagcgtatagaaatttcgacaatgacagacggaatctaAAAAGGATTAAAttaatattccctacgaatgattaggattaatttgttaaaaatatctcaaataaaaacgaacggttatggtcaatctattaaatctctactatatccgaaaaagaataaaataatattccctacgaaatggttatgattaatttgttaaaaaaatatctcaaataagaatagttaggatcaatctattaaaaaatagttttcctatccatctataaattcaatcctacgaacgattataatcaatttgttaaaaaatatcgcttatgatcaatttgttaaaaaataatatttttttcatctattttatattaaaattaaaatttgagtttaaattatgaattaaatttaattttcgatatcaaatttgaattaacaattaatttttttattatattggatcaaaattaaattttaaattttaaagtaaatgtgaattaaattttgatgcttttaatttaaaacacatatttaaatttgattcatcaaaaaacaagaagtatataaaaatgtttgatgtatataaaaaatagaacattgtaggatattgtaaatattgtttaataaaatataacatattaatttataaatataatttttattgtaaaattttggatttatataatatacaaatttatattaatttgaaataaattataataattattacgtgcatttgcacgtacattcaactagtatttattaaagtaataaatcaagcagttaattatttatctagttaactattaaattaatcaatatattaatatattaaaggGTTATTGTAGGATAGCCCGTTAAGAGAGgctataattcttttttttgtttttttgcggggctcttattcttcttattttacTCCTTGTCGCGAACCGAACAATGACTTGGTATCTATTATCCAGGTTGAGAGACTTTTGAAGAATACAATTTTTTGGAGTTACAAAAAGTAAGTGGTCAtaaattataacaattaaaaGCTAATTGAAAGGTTAAGAGCTATAGAAATGTAAATACATAAATTATGAGATTTGGAAATTGAAATGGTATAGGCTATAGAAGGTCACCAGGAATGTATAGAATATAAAAAGATGTAACTCCTTGAGACAAATAGTGGTCAGtgactaaaaaataattttactaatAAAATGTTTCAACAGATATTAATGcagtttgtttttgtttcagctTCAAAGCTTCAGATTGAAGCAGCAAGCTAGCAACTTGtagttttctatttttgtttcaCGGTAATGAACTGTTGGTAAACAGGATAATAAAGTGATGATAATTAATTTTGCAAACCACATggcatattttattattttataatctgTATTTTATCACTTATAATTTGCGAAACGTATCACTTTTCTACTCTTTTTAACGGTAGTTCTTtctggtaaaataaaaataaaaccacaagaaaaTTAAATGCAAGTGCTTGAATTTCCAGCTTGGTGAAAAGAAAATGCGCTAGATCACACGGATCTAATTGAAGTTTATcttgaaaagaataaaaaatttatttgcaattttttattttttattttttgttgtcaaACAAGCATCTTGGATGCAAGGATTGCAAGCAATCTACATTCATTCCTACACTAATTTAtgtagaaattttatttaacaaaacaaaaatctgACAATAAGGCCACATAATGTCCTCCTGTTCTattaatatgtttatttttcttcCCATAGTTGGTCGGCTATATATTGGGAATTCGATACTCGTTTTGATACTAGATTTTGGGCTCTGATATCGACCGTTATAAATCCGGTACTCGCTTTGGTATTGGTTGTTAGGATTCTGCAACGAAAGCTTCCAATcagatttttactataaatccGTTTTCTCGGAAAAAACTGATACAAtacgaagagagaaaaaaaattacaaaaaatacagatgaattaaatttagtaattaagaGAATAATTATACCTGATTTATCTTCTACACATGGTAATCTTAATCcaaaccctctttttgaatctatCTCATTTCTCTATCTTCTTCTGCCTAAAAGACTATACTCTGTTATGCACCACGTACCAGGCACATACaaactcttttttctctcaatcCATTCGTACACCAGGTGCAATAAATCATGGCCAAAGCGTAGGCTACAATGTACCCCAATTTAGTATAATTTAGTATattactctaattaatatttaaattttaatcaatttaatttcaatagatttaaatatttgtcACAATCTAACTAAAATTTCACTACAAATTCAACTAAATTCTAACGCTATAATCATGCAATTAGTGGCATTAAGTGTAAGAAGTTAGTTTAAAGTGACCCTGTAGTGGATCAGTCTACAGAGCAGCATGCAACCACTCAAATTTGTTTCGTTGATGGGAGTAAAATGTGTAGCGAGTTCGGAGAAAATACATGTTGAATGGAGTTTTCTTAGCAAGTTAATTTCGAACTAAACATTTGCTTATTCCACGTCTCTTTTTTGCCTCTATGAAGTAAGGTATGGAGGTATTAATCACTACTGAGTCAGTAAGGCATCATCGATCTACTAAACTTGCAGAGAAGTTAAGAATCTCATTTCAGCACAAACTAATTTATTTGTTTCCAGAAGTGATACATAGAAGCCAATCGTAACTTTCTGGCACTAAGATTGTCAATCCAGTTTCTTTTATTCCTAtatattacaatttaaagaggaagaagaagaagaagaagaagaaaaggaagaagatcaAATATATTTAACTGTGTTCGAAAGAGAGAAATTTGGGGAGTCTATGTTTGAGCCGGAATCGGAATATTTCGGCGGTGCTGGTGCTGATGATCAAACCGCTATGTTTGGGCCCGAAACCGAACGTACCGTCGACAGTGCTGCTCCGATCaccaaagaaagagaagaagaagaagaagaagaagatcatcaaACTGTGTTTGGGCTGGAATGGGAACGAATGGACGACGAGTTGCTCGACGCATTGCGGCGGGGGGACGAGAGATTCGTCAGAATATTATTCTCGCCCGCGACGTCAGAAGCTTCCGTAGCCGCAGGTCACGCCTTCGCCATTGATCTTCCTGACGCTAACAATGTCACCGACCGTTCCTGGATGAAGCGACAaaaagcttggtggttggtacccaaggttctaagttcgaatcctaattgattcacatttctacctaagtttatttctaaatgaaataaataaagcggataacgtgctacctatctcataaaaaaaaaaaaaaaaagcagcttTCTGGTGTCTTCTTTTTTAAGGGTAATATCcttccaaaatttatttttgaataatcaAAAGTATTTTATTAGTTTCATACTAAAACTGGATTTTAAAAGGGTATTTTGAGTAGTGAGTGGTAAatctgaaaatttttaattatagtaaGGAGGAGTAAATAA includes the following:
- the LOC109727593 gene encoding uncharacterized protein LOC109727593; the encoded protein is MFEPESEYFGGAGADDQTAMFGPETERTVDSAAPITKEREEEEEEEDHQTVFGLEWERMDDELLDALRRGDERFVRILFSPATSEASVAAGHAFAIDLPDANNVTDRSWMKRQKAWWLVPKKNYCSGNQHLQRKLTIQEALPFTI